The Papaver somniferum cultivar HN1 chromosome 3, ASM357369v1, whole genome shotgun sequence genome includes a region encoding these proteins:
- the LOC113362197 gene encoding uncharacterized protein LOC113362197: protein MNFAGFGLYKALKNRTRHYLHVTFSSTVRSKVFHGKLESVYGNPDQFPQEVCSSFSWEARKYYGNPDKFPQGFGLFVFCWFRSRRLSRRFLRSRNRRRMLEIDRFVKKNWVILDEGNFDFQVDNKCVFSCCWFGSTKSFLLRKG from the exons ATGAATTTTGCAGGCTTTGGTCTATATAAAGCACTCAAGAATAGGACAAGACATTATTTGCACGTCACTTTTTCTTCTACG gtACGTTCAAAAGTGTTTCATGGGAAACTCGAAAGTGTTTATGGGAATCCTGATCAATTTCCGCAAGAG GTATGCTCAAGCTTTTCATGGGAAGCTCGAAAGTACTATGGGAATCCTGATAAATTTCCGCAAGGATTTG GATTATTTGTGTTTTGTTGGTTTAGGAGCAGGAGATTGTCAAGAAGGTTTTTAAGATCAAGAAACAGAAGGAGAATGTTGGAAATAGATagatttgtaaaaaaaaattgggttatatTAGATGAAGGAAATTTTGACTTTCAAGTAGATAACAAATGTGTGTTTTCATGTTGTTGGTTTGGTTCGACTAAATCGTTTCTTTTGCGTAAAGGTTAA